The following are encoded in a window of Candidatus Dadabacteria bacterium genomic DNA:
- a CDS encoding TonB-dependent receptor has product MVRRKFKSRLKALLGTFAVGAVLTLVSGVSANAQDAFGVSSVLLEKITVTARKREEPIQNVPLSVTHFSSEEIDALKVRNLESLAVKMPNVALDDIGTVGGIANFSIRGLGINSSIPSVDPTVGVFVDGVYFGANMGGALFDTLDIESIEVLRGPQGTLFGRNVTGGAILINTKKPGDTLETSFRTSFEGGGESLNSYYMGTVGGPLGETLSARITAYTNQDNGWFKNLHTGKAFGDLDVRMVRPVLVWEPTDDLSLVLRYQYDSIDGDGPAAQNHTNGFGAPNSAANFDRESHDFSINNEGKRENEAHFFAAQMDWDVGFGNGTITNIFGWRDSETSSAVDLDASPLELMSAQAWSNYRQWSNELRYTGRFFERLNATTGAYYFSNKINYHEHRSLLTDAIAASGLPFPPGTDVSQFGGGNYDVETLGLFLSLDYDLTSQLTLTAGTRYTRDKREGEIALIPTSSPLAPIPSCNIVEGPACEFDFIDEETWHSWSPKLGATYYISGEANVYGHWTRGFRSGGYNLRNLSPEHSPGPYDEEKIDSFEVGFKVTKDRGRLYGAAFYNMIDDTQREINFPDPVLGIVQLIDNTADVETYGFELDGLFAIAENLFLTGSVGYINPEYTKVKHDLNRDETLDVKDLALELPRAAKWTYSVGLTHDTGATSWGRMTSRISYAYRDKSYFTDDNRGYILEQNILDAGIDIIPANGRFSIGLYGKNLLNEVKHGGDSQLPTTLGAPPLAAPLGGTFSPLAKGRIFGVQLTYRHKS; this is encoded by the coding sequence ATGGTTCGCAGAAAATTTAAATCCAGGTTAAAGGCACTCTTAGGCACTTTCGCTGTGGGCGCGGTTCTTACTCTTGTAAGCGGCGTCTCGGCAAACGCCCAAGACGCGTTCGGCGTAAGCAGCGTCCTGCTTGAGAAGATCACAGTCACGGCGCGGAAACGGGAAGAGCCGATTCAGAACGTTCCGCTCTCGGTAACGCATTTCAGCTCCGAAGAGATTGACGCCCTTAAGGTAAGGAACCTTGAAAGTCTCGCTGTAAAGATGCCCAACGTCGCGCTTGACGATATCGGCACCGTTGGAGGAATCGCCAACTTTTCCATTCGCGGACTCGGGATAAACAGTTCCATACCGTCCGTTGACCCGACCGTGGGAGTGTTCGTCGACGGCGTGTATTTCGGGGCCAACATGGGCGGCGCCCTGTTCGACACGCTTGATATCGAGAGCATCGAGGTGCTTAGGGGTCCGCAGGGAACGCTTTTCGGGCGTAATGTGACCGGGGGCGCGATACTCATCAACACGAAGAAACCCGGAGACACTCTGGAGACGTCCTTTCGCACCTCTTTTGAGGGGGGAGGAGAGAGTCTCAACAGCTACTACATGGGCACGGTGGGAGGCCCTCTGGGCGAAACCCTTAGCGCCAGGATAACCGCGTACACAAACCAGGATAACGGCTGGTTCAAGAACCTCCACACCGGCAAAGCTTTCGGAGATTTAGACGTCCGAATGGTACGGCCGGTGCTCGTCTGGGAACCCACAGACGACCTGAGCCTGGTACTCCGATACCAGTACGATAGCATCGACGGCGACGGCCCCGCGGCACAGAACCACACAAACGGATTCGGCGCCCCAAACTCGGCGGCCAACTTTGACCGCGAGAGCCACGACTTCAGCATCAATAATGAAGGTAAAAGAGAAAACGAAGCTCATTTTTTCGCCGCCCAGATGGACTGGGACGTGGGTTTCGGCAACGGCACGATAACAAACATTTTCGGCTGGCGCGATTCAGAAACCTCCTCGGCAGTTGATCTCGACGCCTCGCCGCTTGAACTCATGAGTGCGCAGGCATGGAGCAATTACAGACAGTGGAGCAACGAACTGCGTTACACGGGCAGGTTTTTTGAAAGACTCAATGCAACTACGGGAGCCTACTACTTTAGCAACAAGATCAACTACCACGAGCACCGTTCTCTGCTTACCGACGCTATTGCGGCATCGGGTCTTCCCTTCCCGCCGGGGACGGACGTGTCCCAGTTCGGAGGCGGAAACTACGATGTTGAAACTCTGGGCCTCTTCCTCTCTCTGGACTATGATCTCACAAGCCAGCTGACGCTCACCGCGGGTACGCGATACACGCGTGACAAAAGAGAGGGCGAAATAGCCTTGATTCCCACCAGCAGTCCCCTCGCGCCTATACCATCCTGCAATATCGTTGAAGGCCCCGCCTGCGAGTTTGATTTTATAGATGAGGAGACATGGCACAGCTGGTCACCCAAGCTCGGCGCCACTTATTACATAAGCGGCGAAGCCAACGTTTACGGACACTGGACCAGAGGATTTCGCTCCGGAGGCTATAACCTTCGCAACCTTTCGCCTGAGCACTCTCCGGGACCGTATGATGAAGAGAAGATCGACAGCTTCGAGGTCGGATTCAAGGTCACAAAAGACCGCGGCCGTCTATACGGAGCAGCCTTCTACAACATGATTGATGACACGCAAAGGGAAATTAATTTTCCCGATCCAGTACTCGGTATAGTTCAGTTGATCGACAACACCGCCGATGTCGAGACCTACGGTTTTGAGCTTGACGGCCTGTTCGCCATTGCGGAGAACCTGTTCCTGACCGGTTCCGTGGGATACATAAACCCTGAGTACACCAAAGTAAAACACGACCTCAATCGAGACGAGACTCTTGACGTAAAAGATCTAGCTTTAGAGCTTCCCCGCGCCGCAAAGTGGACTTACAGCGTGGGACTCACCCACGACACGGGAGCGACCAGTTGGGGGCGGATGACGTCCCGAATAAGCTACGCCTATCGTGACAAGTCATACTTCACCGATGACAACAGGGGCTATATCCTGGAGCAGAACATACTTGACGCCGGGATTGACATCATTCCCGCAAACGGCCGGTTCTCAATCGGCCTTTACGGCAAGAACCTGCTTAACGAAGTCAAGCACGGAGGCGACAGCCAGTTGCCCACCACGTTGGGCGCACCCCCGCTGGCGGCACCTCTTGGCGGCACATTCTCGCCGCTTGCAAAAGGCAGGATCTTCGGAGTTCAGCTGACCTACCGGCACAAGAGCTGA
- a CDS encoding aspartate aminotransferase family protein, translating to MEDPRGKYLMETYSRLPITMRKGSGSWLWDTEGKKYLDYTTGIAVNNLGHCHPSITDAITSQAATLIHTSNLFNIENQNALSEMLVSNSFADKVFFCNSGTEAVEGSIKLARKWGAQNGGKFGVISTEGAFHGRTFGALSATESEKYREGFSPFLEGFHFAPYGDPEAIARLASETNPCAVILEPVQGENGVIVPPPGYLKQVEEICGKSDMLLILDEIQVGMGRTGRLFAYEHEDVRPDIVALAKALGGGVPCGAVLAREDVAKHFTPGAHGSTFGGNPLAAGAACAAIETILRENLPERAGELGDYFLGKLEDVRKKYSEHITEVRGKGLIIGVEFSDGTFARDCFSVSVQNGLLVILTVERVFRILPPLNTNKEEIDFAVDVITKSIEEVVSSG from the coding sequence ATGGAAGACCCGCGGGGAAAATATCTGATGGAGACCTACAGCCGTCTTCCCATAACGATGCGGAAGGGAAGCGGTTCGTGGCTCTGGGATACGGAAGGGAAAAAGTATCTTGACTACACGACCGGGATAGCCGTTAACAATCTCGGGCACTGTCACCCTAGTATCACGGACGCCATAACATCCCAAGCTGCCACTCTGATTCACACCTCAAACCTCTTTAACATAGAAAACCAGAATGCACTCTCCGAGATGCTCGTTTCAAACTCGTTTGCGGACAAGGTGTTTTTCTGTAACAGCGGAACCGAAGCCGTTGAAGGCTCGATAAAGCTCGCCAGGAAATGGGGAGCGCAAAACGGCGGAAAATTTGGGGTCATTTCAACCGAAGGAGCTTTTCACGGAAGGACTTTCGGGGCGCTTAGCGCCACGGAATCTGAAAAATACAGGGAGGGGTTTTCCCCTTTCCTTGAAGGATTCCACTTCGCTCCCTACGGGGACCCCGAGGCGATAGCCCGCCTGGCCTCGGAGACAAACCCCTGCGCGGTCATTCTCGAACCGGTGCAGGGAGAAAACGGGGTCATCGTTCCGCCCCCCGGGTACCTAAAGCAGGTAGAGGAGATCTGCGGGAAAAGCGACATGCTGCTCATACTTGATGAGATCCAGGTCGGGATGGGAAGGACGGGAAGACTGTTTGCCTACGAGCACGAGGACGTAAGGCCCGACATAGTGGCACTCGCAAAGGCTCTCGGCGGCGGGGTGCCGTGCGGAGCGGTTCTGGCTAGGGAGGACGTGGCGAAGCACTTCACTCCCGGGGCCCACGGAAGCACTTTCGGTGGAAATCCCCTGGCCGCGGGGGCGGCCTGCGCCGCGATCGAAACGATACTTCGGGAAAACCTGCCCGAAAGAGCGGGAGAGCTCGGAGACTATTTTCTTGGCAAGCTTGAAGATGTCCGGAAAAAATATTCCGAGCATATAACAGAGGTAAGGGGAAAGGGGCTTATAATCGGGGTTGAGTTCTCAGACGGGACCTTCGCCCGGGACTGTTTTTCGGTCTCAGTTCAAAACGGGCTTCTAGTTATACTTACCGTCGAGCGCGTGTTTCGGATTCTTCCTCCGCTTAACACAAACAAAGAAGAAATTGACTTTGCCGTCGATGTCATAACGAAATCCATCGAGGAGGTGGTTTCTAGTGGGTAG
- the argB gene encoding acetylglutamate kinase, which translates to MNSSAQRAEILVEALPYIEAFHGKTVVVKYGGSLAKTDLSNFVRDLVLMKYVGIKPVVVHGGGLQIQEYLDTMGIKSDFIAGLRVTNKEVMEVVEMVLVGKINQQIVTSINRHQMETVGLSGKEGKLIKAKKFDLHEFAAKHRIDIAEDADLGYVGEVQEVNPEVIRVLEGKNIIPIIAPIGLGEDGTTYNINADHVAGKIAGALRAAKLILLTNVDGILDKKEKLISSVTKKQVEKLIRNGTINSGMIPKVMCALEALEEGVSKVHIINGGVKRALILELLTDLGIGTEITL; encoded by the coding sequence ATGAACAGTTCAGCCCAGAGGGCGGAAATACTGGTCGAAGCCCTGCCCTACATAGAGGCGTTTCACGGCAAAACCGTCGTGGTCAAATACGGCGGAAGCTTAGCCAAGACGGATCTTTCAAATTTCGTGCGCGACCTAGTACTGATGAAATACGTCGGGATAAAACCGGTAGTAGTGCACGGAGGAGGACTCCAGATCCAGGAGTATCTCGACACTATGGGAATAAAATCCGACTTCATAGCCGGGCTCCGCGTTACCAACAAAGAGGTAATGGAAGTGGTCGAGATGGTGCTTGTCGGAAAGATAAACCAGCAGATCGTAACGTCGATAAACCGCCACCAGATGGAAACGGTGGGGCTCTCGGGCAAGGAAGGAAAGCTTATAAAAGCTAAAAAGTTCGACCTTCACGAATTCGCCGCCAAACACCGTATAGATATTGCCGAGGACGCAGACCTCGGCTACGTGGGCGAGGTTCAGGAAGTAAACCCCGAGGTAATCAGGGTGCTTGAAGGCAAAAATATCATTCCGATTATAGCCCCCATAGGGCTGGGGGAGGACGGAACCACCTACAACATAAATGCGGACCACGTGGCGGGGAAAATAGCGGGAGCGCTTCGTGCTGCAAAGCTCATACTGCTAACCAACGTTGACGGCATCCTAGACAAGAAAGAAAAGCTCATATCCTCCGTGACTAAAAAGCAGGTTGAGAAACTTATCAGGAACGGGACGATAAACAGCGGAATGATCCCCAAGGTGATGTGCGCGCTTGAGGCTCTGGAAGAAGGGGTCAGCAAGGTACACATAATAAACGGGGGAGTAAAAAGGGCTCTCATACTCGAGCTTCTTACCGATCTGGGAATAGGGACGGAGATAACCCTTTGA
- the argF gene encoding ornithine carbamoyltransferase yields MGRNLLAVSDLEKSEIREIIRRSGELKELKKQGESPRSLAGMSVGLLFEKQSTRTRLSFEAGLFDLGAQGIYMNPADTQLGRGETIADTAKILSSYLDGIIIRTYGQEKALELAENSTVPVINALTDLEHPTQIISDLFSISEQGINPEKFKLAFLGDGNNIANSFVAASAIMGFDLSLAVPPGYEPNPAIMGEASEQGNSEIEVTHDPASAVRDADVIYTDVWVSMGEEGKGIEIFRPFQVNEKLLSSCRKKPLIMHCLPAHRGEEITAGVMDSSSCIAFTQAENKLHAGKAILEFCLLDYLAS; encoded by the coding sequence GTGGGTAGGAATCTTCTTGCCGTCTCAGACCTTGAAAAAAGCGAGATCAGGGAAATAATCCGCCGCTCCGGCGAACTAAAGGAACTGAAAAAACAGGGCGAGAGCCCGAGAAGCCTCGCGGGCATGTCAGTGGGTCTTCTTTTTGAAAAACAGTCGACCAGAACGAGGCTTTCCTTCGAAGCGGGCCTTTTCGACTTGGGCGCCCAGGGGATTTACATGAATCCGGCGGATACCCAGCTCGGAAGGGGGGAAACCATAGCCGACACGGCGAAGATTCTCTCCTCCTACCTTGACGGGATAATAATAAGGACGTACGGACAGGAAAAAGCCCTCGAGCTCGCAGAGAACTCGACAGTCCCCGTGATAAACGCCCTTACCGACCTTGAACATCCAACGCAGATAATTTCCGATCTTTTTTCAATCTCGGAGCAGGGAATAAATCCCGAGAAGTTCAAGCTTGCCTTTCTCGGCGACGGAAACAATATAGCCAATTCCTTCGTGGCCGCCTCCGCGATAATGGGCTTTGACCTTTCGCTTGCGGTTCCCCCGGGATATGAGCCCAACCCGGCGATTATGGGCGAGGCCTCAGAACAAGGAAACTCGGAAATCGAAGTCACCCACGACCCCGCCTCCGCGGTAAGGGACGCTGACGTGATCTACACCGACGTCTGGGTAAGCATGGGTGAAGAGGGAAAAGGCATCGAGATCTTCAGGCCCTTTCAGGTAAACGAGAAACTTCTTTCCTCCTGCCGCAAAAAGCCCCTGATAATGCACTGTCTTCCGGCTCACAGGGGAGAAGAGATAACCGCAGGAGTAATGGACAGTTCCAGCTGCATCGCCTTCACTCAGGCCGAAAACAAGCTTCACGCAGGAAAAGCCATACTTGAATTCTGCCTTCTTGATTACCTCGCATCTTAA